The window GCCTATCTATCTCCGGCTCCATCCAGAGGCCAAAATCTCGCCGGCGGACCTCGACACCCTCAAAGCCTGGTCATTGTCATTCGAGGGCATCCAGTAGCATCGCGGCGACGCGGATCGCCGCCTTTTCGCCCGGGTGTTTGGCGCGGATCCGGTGGCGGCCGTGCGACTGAAACTCGACCGGCATCGGCATGTCCGATACGAGGGTCTGAATCTCTTTGCGCATCAGCGGCCGGTTCATCTCGATATCGATCAGGTCGTTTCGAATGGTCAATGTCGCGACGCCCACGCGACTCGCTCGAATCCGCAGCTTGCGCAACTCCACCAGATTTTCGCCGGCCGGAGGCATCTTCCCGAACCGGTCCTCGATTTCCGCAATCAGTTCATCAACCTGCTCGATCTTCTCTGTGTCGGCCAGAGTTTTGTAAAGATTCATCTTCTCTTTGGGATCGGTCAGGTAGCTGTCGGATAAATAAGCCTCGATATTGGTGATAATCCGGGCGCTGACCCGCTCCGGCGCTGGAAGGCCCTTCAACTCGCGCACCGCCTCCTCGAGCAGCCGTGTGTACAAATCAAAACCAATATTGACGATAAAGCCGTGTTGTTCCGCTCCCAGCATATTCCCCGCGCCGCGGATCTCGAGATCCCGCAGGGCGAGCTGGAAACCCGATCCCAAATCGTCGAACTCTTCAATCGCCTTCAACCGCTTCTGCGCCGTCTCCGTAATCACACGATTCGACGGAAGCATCAGATAAGCATAGGCCTTGCGGTCGGAGCGGCCGACGCGCCCCCGCAGCTGATACAACTGCGCCAATCCCAGCATATCGACGCGATTCACCAAAATTGTATTCACATTCGGCATATCCAAACCGGCTTCGATAATCATCGTCGAAACCAGCACATCATGCTCGCCGGCGAGAAAGGACTTCATGATATTCTCAAGCTGGCGCTCCCGCATCTGCCCGTGGGCCACCGCCACCCTGAGGTGCGGCACCAGGCCGCGGACATAATTCGCAATGGCGTCGATTGATTCGACACGGTTATGTACAAAGAACGACTGACCCCCGCGGTCGGCTTCCTGCATCAGCGCATAGGCAATGACATCCTCGCGGAATTCAACAATCTGAGTCTGTACCGATTGCCGGTTCCGCGGCGGCGTCCGGATGATCGACATATCCGTGGCACCCATCAATGACATATGCAGCGTCCGCGGGATCGGCGTCGCCGTCATCGAAAGATGATCGACCGTCTCCTTGAGATGCTTCAGCCTCTCCTTGTGCGCCACACCGAAGCGGTGTTCTTCATCGACGATAAGAAGCCCGAGATCCTTGAACTCGACATCTTTCTGAATCAACCGGTGCGTGCCGATGAGGATATCCACCGAACCGGCTTTCAGGTCGGCCAAAATCGCCTTTTGCTCTCTCGTCGTTCGAAACCGGCTGATCACCTCGACGCGAACGGGGTATTTCTCCAAGCGCTCCCTGAAGGTCTCATAGTGCTGTTGCGCCAGCAGCGTGGTCGGTACGAGGATGCCGACCTGCTTCCCCTCCAGCGCCACTTTGAAAGCGGCCCGCAACGCCACTTCGGTCTTGCCATAACCGACATCGCCGCAAATCAACCGCTCCATCGGCACAGCTCGTTCGAGATCGGTCCGTACCTCTTCGATCGTTTTGGCCTGATCGGGCGTCTCCTCAAAAGGAAAAGACGCCTCCATCTCGGTTTGCCAAACGGTATCAGGCCCGAAGGCATAGCCGGGCCGGCTCTTGCGGATCGCATAAGTGCGCAGGAGCTGGCCGGCCATCTCTTTCACGGACTTCTTGACGCGGGCTTTTGTCTTTTGCCATTGGCCTGAGCCGAGTTTGCTCAGTGAGGGACGGACACCCTCCTCGGCCGAATAGCGCTGCACAAGATCGAGCTGATCGACTGGAATGTATAACTTGTCGCCGCCCGCGTACTCGAGCAGCATGCAATCGGTTTCCTGGCTGTTGACCACCAGCCGGCGGATACCCTTATAAACGCCGATCCCGTGATCTATATGAACAACGAAATCCCCCGCGCTCATGGCGAGAAGCTCTTTCAAGCTGATCCCGCGGCTGTAGCGCCGCCCGGCGGTCCGGCGCCGCAGACGCCTGAAAATTTCATGATCGGTCAGAACAGCCAGCCCCGCCTCGGGGCACTCAAATCCCTGCGCGAGGTTGCCGACTTCAAAGACAGCCGGAGCCTCAGCCATCAGCTCTTCAAGCCGGTCCCGATGATTCGCTGTGTCGCAGAAGATCCAGATATCGATGCCGCGGTCCCGCAGGCGGTACAGGTAATCCCGAGTCAGCTCGAGGTTTCGATTGAAGCGCTCTTGCGGCCGTGTTCGTAATGTTAAAGGCCTTGCCGTTTGCTGCGTTCCGGGCACGATCCGCGGGGCGGGCAGCCCGCCCCCCTTGCCGGAGGCGCCGCTCCAATCCTCCAAACCCTCTCCCACCCCGGCCAAATCAACACCGCCGCGACTCAGCGGTGATGGGATCTCGACGGCAGGGAAATCCTCATCGCTGCCCGCCGGATCGAGGAAGAGTGTCGGGTAGCGGCTCAACAGCCGGGAGAGGTCCTGCTCCATGATGAAATTTTGTTCGGGATTGCCGTAAAGAGACATCCAGGGGGTTTCGGTATCCCAGTGGGTCTCCGCCTTGTCACCCGAAACTTTCGCATATTCTTCCTGGATCGTCGCCTGCGCCGACCGCAGGGCTCGTGACAGCATGAGCGGATTATCGGCGACAACAATTGCCCGGGAACCAAGATAGTCCAGCAATGTTTCCTGGCGAATGTCAAAGAAGGGCGCGATCCATTCCATCCCGGTAAAAGCGGCTTCATTGCGGAGAAAGTCGACGGCGTTTTGCGCCGCTTCCATCTCTTCGCTGCCTTCCTCCGTATTGAGCCGTTTCGAGAGTTGTTTGTCTATCCGGTCCCAATCTTCAGACTCGAACAGCAATTCCCACATCGGAAGAATGAACATCTGCGCCTGCTGCGAAATCGATCGCTGATTGAAAACATCGAACTCCCGCAGAGAGGCGATCTCATCCCCATCCCATTCAACTCTGACGGGATTCTCCAGCCCGAATGTATAAACATCCACAATCCCGCCGCGATGAGACATGTCGCCGTACTCGCCGACAAGGGGTTGGTTCTCATAACCTAGACGAACCAGGATGCCGAGAAACTCTTCCTGATCGATTGTTTGCCCCAGCCGGAGATGAAAGATCCCGCTGCGAAAACGCTCGACGGGCGCCAGCCTCTTAAGAATCGCGGGGAGGGTGCTGAGGATAATCCACGGCTGCGCATCATGGTTGAGAAGCGCCGCGAGGGTTTCGATCCGTCCGGCGCGATAGGGGACTTTGGGATGTTGCGACCCGTAAACGGGAACGCCCAGGTCCGGGAAGAGGGCCATATGCTTCTTTCCGATGAGAAACTGGATATCCTCACGGGCGTCCTCCATCACGCTGCTCTCGGGAAGGAGGTAAAGCACTGGTCCACGCCCTCTGCTGGCTGCTTCGCGGGCCAGCCAGGCGGCGGCCACCGTGCGTGACGAGCCGCATAACCCCCCCAGCAGAAACGACTCGCCCGGCTCTTTCACATCCAGTAGATGCCGCTGGAGGATATGAAAGGCCTCGGCCCCCGAGATTCTGTCGAGGAGCCGCCGTTCCAACGTCTCAGGGATCTTTTCCGTTGTTTCAGGCGCCATAGGTGTCCAGTCTAGCCCTTGGGCCGGTCTGGGGAAACGGGTCTCGCGTCGGGAATGGGATAAAAATGGCCGGGCGCGGCGGGGCCAAGCGCCCATCGAAGGCATCACTTGATCATCCGCCGGCGAATGAATATACTGCGAAGTTGTTTTTGACTGACAAGGTCCATTTGGAGGTTTACATGGCCGCACCATCCAACACGATGAGATCCGTGTCGACCTGGAAAAGTGGCGCGCACTTCGAGCATATCGCGAAGAGCGGCGTTCCCTATCAGACAGACGCCAGGCTGGAGGGGTTTGATCAGGATACTCTCGCCGGCGCCGGGCCCATGGAGATGCTCCTCGGTGCCTTGGCCGGCTGTTCCGGTTATGATGTGGTGAGTCTTCTGAAGAAAATGCGGGTCGAGCTGAAATCCTTCAGCATCGAAATCGACGCGGAGCGGCGTAGGGAAAACCCCCGCATATTCAAAAGCATCAATGTGTTGTATAATATTGATGCAGAACCATTGGATTCCAGAAAGATCCTTCGGGCGATCAACTTTTCCGTCGACAAGTACTGCGCTGTTTCCGCCATCCTCAGCGCTACGGCTGAAATGAATTGGACGCTCCGCTGTGGCGGCGAAGAGTTTACGGGGACGATGCACTCAAAATGATTTTTTTAAAACCGGGATCATCGGGGGGGGCGTCGTTCGGGGATGATGAATCCTCCGGCAAACCGCCGGCCAGGGTAAAAAAATCATCCGGCAGGCCGCGGGCCGGGGATGATGAATTCTCCGGCGAGCCCATGCAACTGCCCATTGAGGATGTGATTGATCTCCACGCCTTCCACCCGCGCGACATTCCCGATGTGGTGGCGGATTACCTTTGGGAGGCGGTGGACCGCGGATTTTCAGAAGTCCGGATCATTCATGGGAAAGGAACGGGCTATCAAAAAGATGTCGTGACCGAAATTTTGAAGAGCCATCCGGCCGTGGAGTCCTTCGCTTCCGCTCCACCGGAACGAGGACATTGGGGAGCCACTGTCGTCCGGCTGCGTCAAGTCAACGGAGGTAAATCTTAATGAAAGCGACCCGTATGACGAACAGGAAGAGTTTTCAGATTCCCCTATTCATTTGTTGTTTTCTCTTTTTAGCTCCTGCCGTTGTTACAACGGGATGGGCGGATGACCCGGCGGCTTACGGCCCACGGTGTATCAGGGATCAACTCAAAGTCTACGAATCGATGGCCCAACCTGTAGATCCGGGCGACTACCAGATGAGTGACGGAATGACCCCGCCGCCGGATCCGGGACTCGGCGATTCCTGGGATTGGTATATCTGGCATCTGGCTGGATACCCCACGGCCACTTTGGAATCGTGTACAATCCGCGGCGTCGGCGACAATGTTTATGTTGTCGTGGAAGATTCGCGCTGGAATGTCCATGTGAATCAGGAGGATGTTGATCTGATCCTTGAACATTTCGATAACAGCAGTGTCGGCCCCTATCCCACTCAGGGAATCTGGGATCTCAACACATCGCATTTCGGTTTCCCGCCCGATCCCCTCGATAACGATCCGCGCATCTACATTCTCTACTATGATTTTGATGTCAGCTCCGACGGATTCTTCTGGATTTACGATCAATATCCCGATGGAACACAGCCCTTCGCCTCCAATGAATGCGAGGTCATCTATCTGAGTTGCGCCGTCAGCGATCCGGGGGGTGACTACCTGACCGCCGTCGCAGCCCATGAATTCGAGCATATGATCCACCACAACTACGATACGAATGAATCCTCCTGGGTGGATGAGGGATGCGCCGAGCTGGCGATGTGGCTGTACGGCAACCCCGACAACATTGTGGGCTTCAACTCCGTACCGGACAACAATCTGAGCGTTTGGAACGGCACCTTCTCCGATTATATAAAAACCTATCTTTGGACTCTCTATTTCTTCGAGCGCTACGGCGGGCAGGTGGCGATTAACAATCTGGTTCAACAGCCGGGCAACGGCATCCCCGGATATGAAGCCGTGCTCGACGCCATGGGTTATACAGAAAACTTCGCCGATGTCTTCAGTGATTGGGTCGTCGCCAACTATGTCGATGACGAAACATTACTCGACGGCCGTTTCGGCTATTCCGGTGAAAGTCTCCCGGTTTTCACGTCGATACTGCGAAGCAGCTATCCGGCGGGACCGTACAACGCCGCTGTGCAGCACTGGGCCGCGGATTATGTCAAGTTTATCAATGGCGAACCGCTGGGGCTTCTGTTTAACGGACTCGACAGCTCGACCTTCGCCGCCCGGGTCGTCACCTACTCCGGGGGCTTGGCGACGGGCGTGCAGGACTTACCCCTGGATGAAAACCAGGACGGCTTGCTCGATTTTGAGGATTTCGGCGGAAGTGTCGATCAATTGGTTCTGGTCGCAGCGAATCTGACCAGCGGAACCGGATCGGTCACCTATTCCTATGCCACAACCACGCCGGCCGATGTGGCTGACCTTCCCGCCGCGGCGTCCAGCTGGCTGACCGCCGCGCCGAATCCCCTGAGACCCGGCGGCGCCCTGCGTTTCCAGACGCCGCGGGACGTGTCGGTTCAGGTGGAGTTGTACGATGCGGCGGGGCGCCGGGTTTGGAGCTGGGCCCGGGAAGAGGTCTCCGCCGGCATTCAGGAAATTCCGTGGGACGGGCGGGCTTCCAGCGGTGCATTGCTGGCCCCCGGATACTATTTCGCGCGGATGCGGGCCGGTGGGCTCACAAAAACATCCGGGGTTGTCGTCATCAACTGAGTTACTGAAAGTATCGCGTCAGACCGTCTAAAAAGAGTTGTACAGCGAGGGCGATCAGAACCATGCCGGTTAACCGTTCCATGGCGATCAGCCCTCGTTTTGTAAGTATCCTCATCAAAAATGTTGAAGCGAAGAGGAGAACAAAAGTCGCAGCCCAGGCCAGCCCGGCGGCCAGCAACAAACCCGGCAATTGACCCGGCGCTCCGGTCGAGAAGAGGAGCAGAACCGCCAGCAGCGAAGGTCCCGCAACAAAGGGGATCGCGAGAGGCACCAGCAGCGGCTCCCCTTCGAGATCATCCTCCGGGGTTGCGGAATGTGACGCAAAGACCATTCTCAAGGCGATCAGGAAGAGGATGATGCCGCCGGCGATACTCACCGACTGCTCCTTCAGTCCCAGAAAATTCATCACGGTACGCCCGCCGAAGATAGTGATGATGATCACGAGCAGGGCCAGCAGAAGCTCCCGGATGAGAACCCTGCGCCTCCTCCGTTCGGGGATTCGATCAAGAATCGAAAGAAAAACCGGTATATTCCCAAAGGGATCCATAATGAGAAACAGCGTCGCAAATACAGATATAATATCCATAGCCCACCTCGGCCTCTCACACAGACAGGTCATATGAAGAGGATCCGTAAGATCCTGACAATGTCGGGCGACTGTTTTTAGTAGATCGCCAGCTCGCCGATCTCCGATTCAACGGCATTGAGAATGGCGAGGCTCTTAACGAGGGCCATCATCGTGTTGTGATCCGTATAGAGCGGCCGGTCCTCGCCAAGAAAATCGACATGTTTTCGGATTTCACTTTTAGCGGCCTGCGTGCCCTTCCCCGGTGTGAAGGTTCTGAAGTCGAGCCCTTGCGCGGCGCCCATAAACTCGATCCCCAAGACACCATAGGCGACCTCAAGGATCTGATGCGTCTTCAACGCCGTATTCATCCCCATCGAGACAAAATCCTCTTGATCGGCCGCGGCGGGAATCGATTGTATATAGGCCGGAGCGGAAAGAATCCGCTGTTCGACAATCTGCATATCGGCGGTGTATTGGCTGAGCATCATGCCGCTCATGAGTCCCGCGCCCTTGGTGAGGAAGGGCGGCAGGCCGACGCTGAGAGCCGGATTCGTCAGCCGGTTGAGACGCCGTTCACTCATAACACAGACCATCGTGATCGAAGCGCCGAGGGTGTCAAGCGGCAGGCTGATCGGCGTTCCCTGGAAGTTGGCTCCGGTCAGAACAACCTTGTCCTCCGGTAAAAAGATCGGATTATCGCCCACGCCGTTCGCCTCGATCTCGATCTGCGAACGGGTCCATCGCATCTGATCGCGCATGGTGCCGAGCACCTGCGGGGTCGACCGCATGCTGTAAGCGTCTTGTACTTTAACTTTTTCCTTGCCGGTGGCGAGATCGGACCCTTCAATCACCCGCCTGATATTTCCGGCGCTGGTGACGGCGCCCTGAAAACCCCGCAATGAGTGCAGGCGGGTGTCGTAGGGCTTGAGATTCGCTTTGAGCGCTTCCAATGTCATGGCCGCGGCGATCTCGGCCTGCTTCAGCCACCGCTCGGCATCATAGAGAATGAGACAGGCCATCGAATTGATCAGGTTGGATCCGTTGATGCAGGCCAACCCATCGCGGGCCATCAATCCCGGAATGGGGATTCCCGCTTTCTCAAGAGCTTCACGACCCGGCATGCGCACGCCTTTAAATGTGGCCTCGCCCTCCCCCATCATAAGCAGCGCGATCTGGCTCATCGGGGCCAAATCACCGCAGGCGCCGACGGAGCCCTTCCGGCAGACCACGGGCGTGACACCCTTGTTGAGCATCTCGACCAGGGTCCGTGTTATTTCAGGACGGCAGGCGGAATAACCGTTGGCATGCACATTGGCGCGCAACAGCATCGCGCCCCGCACCCACTCGATCGGACATGGGTCGCCGATCCCGGCGGCGTGATTATAAATAAGATAACGTTGAAATTGCTTAACCTGGTCGTCATTGAGGACAACTTCGGAGAACTCACCAATACCGGTATTCACCCCGTACATGATCTCGCCCGCAACGATCCGCTCTTCGATAAAAGCGCGGCATTTCTTGATGCGTTCGACGGCTTCGGGGTGGAGTTGAACTTGATCGCCGAATCGGGCGACGGCGACGACATCGTCGACCGTTAGATTTTTCCCGGTGAGAGTGATAGACATTGCGAACCTCCGGTCTTCTGCGCTCGGGCTCAAAAAAACAGAGCGAAAACCCGAGCTTATTTCGGGTTGATCGCTCCCACCCACCCCGCAGCAACCTTACCTTCGGTCCGCGTCCTCATATTATGGACGTTTAGAATCCCGCAGCGCAAGCCCCGGCGATGGAGCGGACGGACGCCAAAAGCGAGAGCGCTTGCAACTCGTTGATAGAAAACAAGATAAAGGATAAATGGTCGCCCTTAAAGCGCGATCCGGCCCCGCGCCAGGAACGACTCGGCGATCAATAGAAAGAAGACGAGGACCAGTAAGATCCGCCACAGCTCTTTCCCGAAGCGAGCCTCGAGCAGGGTGCGATCGAATGATTGCTCCGCCTCGACGCGAACGGCCTTTTCTCCAAAGAGGGTTTTGATCTGTACCGCCGTCATCGGATGCAGATCCGACTCATCGGTGTCCAGATTCACGGCGGCGCGCATGAGGACCTCATCCGGCTCTTTGACTAATGTATAAATACCGGGGATCGGCAATGGATCGGTCACAACCACCGTTCCCTCACCCGAATCGCGAACCTGCACGGGGATGTCCAAACCTTCCGGCCCGCGGCAGATGACGCGCCGGTCCCCGACACGGCGGGGGTCGGTCACCCAGCGCAGGGGCTCGCCCGCCTGCAGACCGCTGCCGCGCCCCTCTTCGCGCCGGATAAGATAAAAGAGCGATTTATGGACCATCGGGAGAAAAGATCCGCTGGTCGGAAACTCACTCCACTCACCGTCAAAGGATGAAGTGAAGAGCAACAGCCCCTGATCCTCAACCAAGGCGGGGAGGCCGTTGGAAAAGGCCGCAAGAACCTGCCCGGAAGCTCCCACACGGCACTCCAGCGCTTTGCGGAAACGTGTCTGGGTAAGGGTCTGCCCGGGGCCGATCGCGAATCCGCTGAAGATCGGATGACCGGTGCGTTCAGGCCGTAGAACAAAGTAGGCCTCCTCGCCTTCCGAGACATGCAGGCCGCCCAATCGAAGATCGGTCAATCCCTCCAGCAGCACGGTATTGTAATAGCGAGGATCAACACGATCCCCCATAACAATAAAGAGGCCGCCGCCGCGCGCCCGGAAAGCCGCCAATGATTCCGCCGCCTGACGGGGAATGCGGCCGACATCGAGAAGAATCACCACATCGGCCTGAATCTCGCCGATGAAGGCCAGATCATCGGCGGAAACCGGCTCCACCGAGAAAAGACGTTCTTGATCGACCGGGGCGGCTCCTGATGCGGACCAGGGATCCAGCGCCAGCCGGAGATATGCGGCGCCTTTTGCCACTTCGGGATCATTCGGGGATCCACCCAGAACAAGGAGAACACGATAGGTCCTGTCCTCGCCCATGGCGATGAAGCGGCGGTTGTCGGCGTCGAGCGCATCGGCGACCGACTCCAGAACGAATCCATCCAACGCGGCCAGGTCACCTTCGATGTCACCTAGACCCATCTCCGCCGGCTCAACACTGAGCCCCTCGATCGGAAAGGCTGTTTCACCCACGAGTTGAGGCGATGGCCCGGCGGTTAACGCCCGGACAACGTAACGTTCAACCGGCCTTTCGGAAAAATTCCTGGCCTGTACAACCATCCGCCCCCCGCGGGAGGGATCGACCGGATCGGGTTGAAAATCGGCTCGACGCAACGCGACATTGTCGCGCCGCTCGCCCCAGACCGGCAGGAGATAAAGACGGATCTCTTCATTGCGCAGCAGGAGGCCTGAAGCCTCCAATCCGTCCATCGTTGAATCGCCGCCCGCCGGATGCTCCCCGCCGGCCCGGCGCAGAAGATCATCGCCATCGGCCC is drawn from Candidatus Eisenbacteria bacterium and contains these coding sequences:
- the mfd gene encoding transcription-repair coupling factor, with protein sequence MAPETTEKIPETLERRLLDRISGAEAFHILQRHLLDVKEPGESFLLGGLCGSSRTVAAAWLAREAASRGRGPVLYLLPESSVMEDAREDIQFLIGKKHMALFPDLGVPVYGSQHPKVPYRAGRIETLAALLNHDAQPWIILSTLPAILKRLAPVERFRSGIFHLRLGQTIDQEEFLGILVRLGYENQPLVGEYGDMSHRGGIVDVYTFGLENPVRVEWDGDEIASLREFDVFNQRSISQQAQMFILPMWELLFESEDWDRIDKQLSKRLNTEEGSEEMEAAQNAVDFLRNEAAFTGMEWIAPFFDIRQETLLDYLGSRAIVVADNPLMLSRALRSAQATIQEEYAKVSGDKAETHWDTETPWMSLYGNPEQNFIMEQDLSRLLSRYPTLFLDPAGSDEDFPAVEIPSPLSRGGVDLAGVGEGLEDWSGASGKGGGLPAPRIVPGTQQTARPLTLRTRPQERFNRNLELTRDYLYRLRDRGIDIWIFCDTANHRDRLEELMAEAPAVFEVGNLAQGFECPEAGLAVLTDHEIFRRLRRRTAGRRYSRGISLKELLAMSAGDFVVHIDHGIGVYKGIRRLVVNSQETDCMLLEYAGGDKLYIPVDQLDLVQRYSAEEGVRPSLSKLGSGQWQKTKARVKKSVKEMAGQLLRTYAIRKSRPGYAFGPDTVWQTEMEASFPFEETPDQAKTIEEVRTDLERAVPMERLICGDVGYGKTEVALRAAFKVALEGKQVGILVPTTLLAQQHYETFRERLEKYPVRVEVISRFRTTREQKAILADLKAGSVDILIGTHRLIQKDVEFKDLGLLIVDEEHRFGVAHKERLKHLKETVDHLSMTATPIPRTLHMSLMGATDMSIIRTPPRNRQSVQTQIVEFREDVIAYALMQEADRGGQSFFVHNRVESIDAIANYVRGLVPHLRVAVAHGQMRERQLENIMKSFLAGEHDVLVSTMIIEAGLDMPNVNTILVNRVDMLGLAQLYQLRGRVGRSDRKAYAYLMLPSNRVITETAQKRLKAIEEFDDLGSGFQLALRDLEIRGAGNMLGAEQHGFIVNIGFDLYTRLLEEAVRELKGLPAPERVSARIITNIEAYLSDSYLTDPKEKMNLYKTLADTEKIEQVDELIAEIEDRFGKMPPAGENLVELRKLRIRASRVGVATLTIRNDLIDIEMNRPLMRKEIQTLVSDMPMPVEFQSHGRHRIRAKHPGEKAAIRVAAMLLDALE
- a CDS encoding OsmC family protein is translated as MAAPSNTMRSVSTWKSGAHFEHIAKSGVPYQTDARLEGFDQDTLAGAGPMEMLLGALAGCSGYDVVSLLKKMRVELKSFSIEIDAERRRENPRIFKSINVLYNIDAEPLDSRKILRAINFSVDKYCAVSAILSATAEMNWTLRCGGEEFTGTMHSK
- a CDS encoding Smr/MutS family protein; this translates as MQLPIEDVIDLHAFHPRDIPDVVADYLWEAVDRGFSEVRIIHGKGTGYQKDVVTEILKSHPAVESFASAPPERGHWGATVVRLRQVNGGKS
- a CDS encoding T9SS type A sorting domain-containing protein, which codes for MKATRMTNRKSFQIPLFICCFLFLAPAVVTTGWADDPAAYGPRCIRDQLKVYESMAQPVDPGDYQMSDGMTPPPDPGLGDSWDWYIWHLAGYPTATLESCTIRGVGDNVYVVVEDSRWNVHVNQEDVDLILEHFDNSSVGPYPTQGIWDLNTSHFGFPPDPLDNDPRIYILYYDFDVSSDGFFWIYDQYPDGTQPFASNECEVIYLSCAVSDPGGDYLTAVAAHEFEHMIHHNYDTNESSWVDEGCAELAMWLYGNPDNIVGFNSVPDNNLSVWNGTFSDYIKTYLWTLYFFERYGGQVAINNLVQQPGNGIPGYEAVLDAMGYTENFADVFSDWVVANYVDDETLLDGRFGYSGESLPVFTSILRSSYPAGPYNAAVQHWAADYVKFINGEPLGLLFNGLDSSTFAARVVTYSGGLATGVQDLPLDENQDGLLDFEDFGGSVDQLVLVAANLTSGTGSVTYSYATTTPADVADLPAAASSWLTAAPNPLRPGGALRFQTPRDVSVQVELYDAAGRRVWSWAREEVSAGIQEIPWDGRASSGALLAPGYYFARMRAGGLTKTSGVVVIN
- a CDS encoding NAAT family transporter codes for the protein MDIISVFATLFLIMDPFGNIPVFLSILDRIPERRRRRVLIRELLLALLVIIITIFGGRTVMNFLGLKEQSVSIAGGIILFLIALRMVFASHSATPEDDLEGEPLLVPLAIPFVAGPSLLAVLLLFSTGAPGQLPGLLLAAGLAWAATFVLLFASTFLMRILTKRGLIAMERLTGMVLIALAVQLFLDGLTRYFQ
- a CDS encoding aromatic amino acid ammonia-lyase translates to MSITLTGKNLTVDDVVAVARFGDQVQLHPEAVERIKKCRAFIEERIVAGEIMYGVNTGIGEFSEVVLNDDQVKQFQRYLIYNHAAGIGDPCPIEWVRGAMLLRANVHANGYSACRPEITRTLVEMLNKGVTPVVCRKGSVGACGDLAPMSQIALLMMGEGEATFKGVRMPGREALEKAGIPIPGLMARDGLACINGSNLINSMACLILYDAERWLKQAEIAAAMTLEALKANLKPYDTRLHSLRGFQGAVTSAGNIRRVIEGSDLATGKEKVKVQDAYSMRSTPQVLGTMRDQMRWTRSQIEIEANGVGDNPIFLPEDKVVLTGANFQGTPISLPLDTLGASITMVCVMSERRLNRLTNPALSVGLPPFLTKGAGLMSGMMLSQYTADMQIVEQRILSAPAYIQSIPAAADQEDFVSMGMNTALKTHQILEVAYGVLGIEFMGAAQGLDFRTFTPGKGTQAAKSEIRKHVDFLGEDRPLYTDHNTMMALVKSLAILNAVESEIGELAIY
- a CDS encoding BatA domain-containing protein: MPFGFLNGVFLWGLFAAAAPILIHLFSRRKAKNQPFSSIQFLQEINRKKIRRMKLRQWLLLALRVLIIALFALAMGRPVVKGFGSVTERSPSTLAIILDDSYSMGALLSGGDDAPSLSGSHVLTRFDLARQRAAEILNLLKEGDRVYLIFSASSVRIPYETPVYDFRLIGEALERAEVRMTRSDLYEAIGRAQDLLADSKTLNKEIFVISDFQRADGDDLLRRAGGEHPAGGDSTMDGLEASGLLLRNEEIRLYLLPVWGERRDNVALRRADFQPDPVDPSRGGRMVVQARNFSERPVERYVVRALTAGPSPQLVGETAFPIEGLSVEPAEMGLGDIEGDLAALDGFVLESVADALDADNRRFIAMGEDRTYRVLLVLGGSPNDPEVAKGAAYLRLALDPWSASGAAPVDQERLFSVEPVSADDLAFIGEIQADVVILLDVGRIPRQAAESLAAFRARGGGLFIVMGDRVDPRYYNTVLLEGLTDLRLGGLHVSEGEEAYFVLRPERTGHPIFSGFAIGPGQTLTQTRFRKALECRVGASGQVLAAFSNGLPALVEDQGLLLFTSSFDGEWSEFPTSGSFLPMVHKSLFYLIRREEGRGSGLQAGEPLRWVTDPRRVGDRRVICRGPEGLDIPVQVRDSGEGTVVVTDPLPIPGIYTLVKEPDEVLMRAAVNLDTDESDLHPMTAVQIKTLFGEKAVRVEAEQSFDRTLLEARFGKELWRILLVLVFFLLIAESFLARGRIAL